The Chitinophagales bacterium genome window below encodes:
- a CDS encoding T9SS type A sorting domain-containing protein — protein MKKIILIFLILLLANSSFALNVPRSGSNTYTDDGDCMTLYDDGGTGNYGNNWDGYTVLNPTSAGARVYISGSYEVESSYDYIYIYSGVGTGGTLIATLNGSGSYTHTGNVGESITVRFDSDGSVTYSGFEFTVRYDGYDIGEETGNETTADCVTRTFGFGSGAAETFALQTNTNYYFSWSSGTGASGFRGVPNSGSTITTDQSAWNSGSATSIRFSSNRLNNCSWTNSSSTLTYRVVTPGSVSVSGGGTQCGGSRTITASGGANGTIYFQGTTSNGTSTATPSTSESITSSGTYYFRAMNGGCWGTQGSVNVTINSVPSATTVSGGGTFCGNTTITASGGSGGTIYFQGTTSNGTSTTTASTSENITSSGTYYFRSRSVAGCWGTQGSVNVTINPNPTANAGGALSAICQGATSAAMGGSVGGGATGGTWSGGAGTWANATNPSTATYTAGASESGSITLTLTTNGGSCGTTTATKTITVDATPSTAVAGADAIACFQDTFTMSGNNPATGTGAWTWSPSTPTYVNGTSAADYNAQVSFASAGSGTYTATWTISNGVCADSTDDVQIDVNVGLPITTTAGATGTCVSNGVSNWVHFFDASGNIIASVNDNGQSMGDVTVEVPNVGNASASAVCSGGNNAYMGRYFRWSSSNTGWYTNNVTVRLYFTTAELNSLIAASHTSSTAPAYDPNGCEDDDDVNTIGDIVGTKYATGTAPGSAGGTFLTQIGNGYDATYAANYVDFNVSSFSDIYLHGSEHNVPLPVELVTWEAKGVNNEYIALNWSTATEINNDYFEVQRSTDGINFEKIAKITGNGNSNEIRNYNYKDIEVVADELYYYQLKQVDYDGQYEMFDIKTASIGKTQRDEIGEIIPNPSREHHTSVKIEMTISEAQDISVNIYDQVGKLVRTEKIRVETGKASYTVNTEYLSSGTYFINFEGTFGKETRKLLITK, from the coding sequence ATGAAAAAAATTATACTAATATTCTTAATCCTTTTATTAGCAAACAGTTCATTTGCTTTAAATGTACCCAGATCAGGCAGTAATACTTATACAGATGATGGTGATTGTATGACTCTCTATGACGATGGAGGTACTGGGAATTACGGAAACAATTGGGATGGTTATACAGTTTTAAACCCAACAAGTGCGGGAGCGAGAGTATATATATCAGGCTCATACGAGGTTGAATCTAGTTACGATTATATATATATATATAGTGGTGTTGGCACAGGTGGAACCTTGATAGCAACTCTTAATGGTTCAGGTTCATATACTCATACTGGTAATGTAGGTGAGTCTATAACAGTTAGATTTGATTCTGATGGCTCAGTAACTTATTCAGGTTTTGAATTTACAGTAAGGTATGACGGATATGATATAGGAGAGGAAACAGGAAATGAGACAACAGCTGATTGTGTTACAAGAACTTTTGGTTTTGGATCAGGAGCGGCAGAAACATTTGCACTACAAACAAATACGAATTACTATTTTTCATGGAGTAGTGGCACTGGTGCCTCTGGTTTTCGTGGAGTTCCTAATTCGGGTTCCACTATTACAACTGATCAATCTGCTTGGAATTCAGGCTCTGCTACATCAATTAGATTTAGCTCAAATAGATTAAATAATTGTAGTTGGACTAATAGCTCCTCAACATTGACGTATAGGGTTGTTACTCCTGGCTCAGTATCAGTCAGTGGTGGTGGAACACAATGTGGAGGTTCAAGAACAATAACAGCAAGTGGAGGAGCAAATGGAACTATATACTTCCAAGGCACTACGAGCAATGGAACAAGTACAGCAACACCTAGCACATCGGAAAGCATAACAAGTTCAGGCACGTATTATTTTAGGGCCATGAATGGTGGTTGTTGGGGAACACAGGGAAGTGTGAATGTAACTATTAATTCTGTACCATCTGCTACAACAGTAAGCGGAGGTGGTACATTCTGTGGTAATACAACAATAACGGCAAGTGGAGGGTCAGGTGGCACAATATACTTCCAGGGCACAACGAGCAATGGAACAAGTACAACAACAGCAAGCACATCAGAGAACATAACGAGTTCAGGTACTTATTACTTTAGGTCAAGAAGTGTAGCAGGCTGTTGGGGAACACAGGGAAGTGTGAATGTAACTATTAATCCTAATCCTACGGCAAATGCAGGCGGGGCATTATCAGCGATATGTCAAGGAGCGACATCAGCGGCAATGGGAGGATCAGTAGGAGGCGGAGCAACAGGAGGCACATGGAGTGGAGGAGCAGGGACATGGGCAAATGCTACAAATCCTTCAACAGCTACATATACAGCAGGAGCGAGTGAAAGCGGAAGTATAACTTTAACCTTAACAACAAATGGAGGTTCATGTGGAACAACGACAGCGACAAAGACAATAACCGTAGATGCCACCCCAAGCACAGCAGTAGCAGGAGCAGATGCCATAGCATGTTTCCAAGATACCTTTACAATGTCAGGCAATAATCCGGCAACGGGAACAGGAGCGTGGACATGGAGTCCATCAACACCAACATATGTAAACGGCACAAGTGCTGCTGACTATAATGCACAAGTAAGTTTTGCATCAGCAGGAAGTGGAACATATACCGCTACATGGACAATAAGCAATGGCGTGTGTGCTGACAGTACAGATGATGTGCAAATAGATGTAAACGTAGGATTACCAATAACCACTACAGCAGGAGCTACAGGCACATGCGTGTCAAATGGGGTAAGTAACTGGGTACATTTCTTTGATGCAAGTGGAAACATAATAGCATCAGTAAATGACAACGGACAAAGCATGGGCGATGTAACCGTAGAAGTACCAAATGTAGGAAATGCAAGTGCCTCAGCAGTATGTAGCGGAGGTAATAATGCGTATATGGGAAGATATTTTAGATGGAGTAGTAGCAATACAGGTTGGTATACCAATAATGTAACCGTAAGATTATACTTTACAACAGCAGAGTTAAATTCCTTAATAGCAGCATCGCATACATCAAGCACAGCACCGGCTTATGACCCCAATGGATGCGAAGATGATGATGATGTAAATACCATAGGAGATATAGTAGGCACAAAATATGCTACAGGAACAGCACCAGGAAGTGCAGGAGGCACATTCTTAACACAAATAGGAAACGGCTATGATGCAACTTATGCAGCCAACTATGTGGACTTTAATGTAAGCAGTTTCTCTGATATTTATTTACACGGGTCAGAACATAATGTGCCACTACCGGTGGAACTAGTAACATGGGAAGCCAAAGGTGTAAACAATGAGTATATAGCTTTAAACTGGAGTACAGCTACAGAAATCAATAATGATTATTTTGAAGTACAAAGAAGTACAGACGGCATCAACTTTGAGAAGATAGCCAAAATTACGGGCAATGGAAACAGTAATGAAATAAGAAACTACAATTATAAAGATATAGAAGTAGTAGCAGATGAATTGTATTATTACCAGTTAAAGCAAGTGGACTATGACGGACAGTATGAGATGTTTGATATAAAAACGGCATCAATAGGAAAAACACAAAGAGATGAGATAGGCGAGATAATCCCGAACCCGTCAAGAGAGCATCATACCAGTGTAAAAATAGAGATGACGATAAGCGAAGCACAGGATATAAGTGTGAATATCTATGACCAAGTGGGTAAGTTAGTAAGAACAGAAAAGATAAGAGTAGAAACAGGCAAAGCGAGCTACACGGTAAATACAGAATATTTATCAAGTGGCACGTACTTTATCAACTTTGAAGGCACATTTGGCAAAGAAACCAGAAAGCTTTTGATAACTAAATAG
- the galE gene encoding UDP-glucose 4-epimerase GalE — MAKIIVTGGCGYIGSHTLVSLIESGFEVISIDNLSNSYETALEGVFKITGKKVQNYNIDLCNKEATLKVFEEHKDAVGVIHFAAKKYVNESVEKPLLYYKNNIDSLTNVLEACQKFEVNNFVFSSSCSVYGNAKKLPVDENCPLAKPESPYANTKVIGEQIVNDVVGISDIKATLLRYFNPAGAHQSGCIGEKPRVQPQNIVPRITGTALGKYEKFSVAGTDYPTRDGTCIRDYIHVSDIANAHVQALNCLLKQQEQTEVEVFNLGTGNGVSVLEMIKAFEKANELKLNYTLEARRSGDVVAIYADNTKAKNILNWNPKITVEQMMKSAYEWDKKNVL; from the coding sequence ATGGCAAAAATAATAGTAACAGGAGGTTGTGGTTATATTGGTTCACATACTTTAGTTAGCTTAATAGAAAGTGGTTTTGAGGTTATTTCTATTGATAATTTAAGCAATTCTTACGAAACGGCATTAGAAGGTGTTTTTAAAATAACAGGCAAGAAAGTACAGAATTACAATATTGATTTGTGCAATAAAGAAGCTACATTAAAAGTTTTTGAAGAGCATAAAGATGCCGTAGGTGTTATTCATTTTGCGGCTAAAAAATATGTAAATGAATCGGTAGAAAAGCCCTTATTATATTACAAAAATAATATTGACAGTTTGACAAATGTATTAGAAGCTTGTCAAAAATTTGAAGTAAATAATTTTGTTTTTTCGTCTTCTTGTTCCGTTTATGGCAATGCTAAAAAACTGCCTGTAGATGAAAATTGCCCACTGGCAAAACCCGAAAGCCCGTATGCCAACACAAAAGTAATAGGAGAGCAAATAGTAAATGATGTAGTAGGTATTAGTGATATAAAAGCTACTTTATTGAGATATTTTAATCCTGCCGGGGCACACCAAAGTGGATGTATAGGCGAAAAACCAAGAGTGCAACCACAAAATATAGTGCCACGTATTACGGGCACAGCTTTAGGTAAATATGAGAAATTTAGTGTGGCAGGTACAGATTATCCTACCCGAGATGGTACGTGCATAAGAGATTATATACACGTTTCCGATATAGCCAATGCGCATGTTCAGGCTTTAAATTGCTTACTTAAGCAGCAAGAGCAAACAGAAGTAGAAGTTTTTAATCTTGGCACAGGCAATGGAGTAAGTGTGTTAGAAATGATAAAGGCATTTGAAAAAGCAAATGAATTGAAATTAAACTACACTTTAGAAGCAAGAAGATCGGGCGATGTGGTGGCAATTTACGCAGATAATACTAAAGCTAAAAATATATTGAACTGGAATCCTAAAATTACCGTAGAGCAAATGATGAAAAGTGCTTATGAATGGGATAAAAAGAATGTTTTATAA
- a CDS encoding thioredoxin family protein: MKKLLLLSVLFVAVVSMSFKPEDGEVEKYPTLELGAQMPMKGYVMMNVNGDKYELGNAKREKGTLVVFSCNTCPFVIQWEDRYPEIEQIAEATGIEFILVNSNAAKREGDDSFEAMKEHAEAQNYTMPYLVDENSKLANAFGAKTTPHVFLFNADGVLVYKGAIDDNSKSRNEVKEWYLNTALKQLASGREITTPESAAKGCSIKRLK; encoded by the coding sequence ATGAAAAAACTATTATTATTAAGTGTATTATTTGTTGCTGTGGTTTCTATGTCATTTAAGCCGGAAGATGGAGAAGTGGAGAAATATCCGACCTTAGAATTAGGTGCTCAAATGCCAATGAAAGGTTATGTGATGATGAATGTAAATGGCGATAAATATGAATTGGGAAATGCAAAAAGAGAGAAAGGAACTTTGGTTGTTTTTTCTTGTAATACTTGTCCGTTTGTAATACAATGGGAAGATAGATACCCTGAAATAGAACAAATAGCAGAAGCTACGGGTATAGAATTTATTTTGGTTAACTCTAATGCCGCTAAAAGAGAAGGAGACGACTCTTTTGAAGCCATGAAAGAACACGCTGAAGCACAAAATTATACCATGCCTTATTTGGTAGATGAAAATTCTAAATTGGCTAATGCTTTTGGTGCTAAAACTACACCTCACGTATTTTTATTTAATGCAGATGGTGTTTTAGTGTATAAAGGAGCTATAGACGATAACAGCAAAAGCAGAAATGAAGTGAAAGAATGGTATTTGAACACCGCTTTAAAACAATTAGCCAGTGGAAGAGAAATAACTACTCCCGAAAGTGCCGCTAAAGGATGTTCTATTAAAAGATTAAAATAG
- a CDS encoding ketoacyl-ACP synthase III gives MAIFSINNISIKGIVASLPKTKVSNQNYPYHTQKEKEQFVKTTGIKYRRVADNNTTALTLCKASAEELLNKTKTDRAAINLLVFVTQTPDYTIPCSATILQNQLDLPQTCLAFDINLGCSGYVYGLSVVASLLQNTKGTALLLVGDTSTKIINEKDKATAPLFSDAGSATLLSYDGNAKPMYFNLQTDGKGYDAIIRKDGGVASPFTKKSLLFDENKGHSPIDMTLDGIKVFNFSRREVVPNINNLISSFNINKETIEYYFFHQANKLMNDSLIKKLNIEPSKAPSTLENYGNTSSASIPVTIVATLSNKPQQNYNIILSGFGVGLSWGSAYINLQNTLILAIVEI, from the coding sequence ATGGCAATATTTAGCATAAATAATATATCTATTAAAGGAATAGTAGCCTCTTTACCCAAAACCAAAGTAAGTAACCAAAACTACCCATACCATACTCAAAAAGAAAAAGAACAGTTTGTTAAAACTACGGGTATAAAATATAGAAGGGTAGCAGATAATAACACAACAGCCCTTACTCTTTGCAAAGCAAGTGCTGAAGAATTGCTAAATAAAACCAAAACGGATAGAGCAGCAATTAATTTATTAGTTTTTGTAACGCAAACTCCGGATTACACTATACCTTGCTCTGCTACAATATTGCAAAATCAATTGGATTTGCCACAAACTTGCTTAGCTTTTGATATTAATTTAGGCTGTTCAGGCTATGTTTATGGTTTATCGGTAGTAGCTTCTTTATTACAAAACACAAAAGGTACAGCCTTACTTTTAGTAGGCGATACTTCTACCAAAATAATAAATGAAAAAGACAAAGCTACGGCTCCATTGTTTTCCGATGCGGGCTCTGCTACACTTTTAAGTTATGACGGCAATGCAAAACCGATGTATTTTAATTTACAAACAGACGGAAAGGGTTATGATGCTATTATTAGAAAAGATGGTGGCGTAGCAAGTCCTTTTACCAAAAAATCTTTATTATTTGATGAAAATAAAGGTCATAGTCCTATAGATATGACATTAGACGGCATAAAAGTTTTTAATTTTTCAAGACGAGAAGTTGTCCCAAATATTAATAATTTAATATCATCTTTTAATATAAATAAAGAAACTATAGAATATTATTTTTTTCATCAGGCAAATAAACTAATGAATGATAGTTTGATAAAAAAACTCAATATTGAGCCTTCAAAAGCACCAAGCACTTTAGAAAATTATGGGAACACCAGTTCCGCCTCTATTCCCGTTACTATAGTTGCTACTTTATCAAATAAACCTCAACAGAATTATAATATTATACTGTCGGGTTTTGGCGTAGGATTATCATGGGGCTCAGCATATATTAACCTACAAAACACACTAATTTTAGCTATAGTAGAAATATAA
- a CDS encoding FAD-binding protein: MDNFLTELNATLEGELFFDNLHKTIYATDASVYREMPLAVAYPKNQKDIQTLIKFATKHKTTLIPRTAGTSLAGQCVGNGIVVDVSKYFTDILEFNEKEKWIIVQPGVIRDELNQFLKPYGLFFSPETSTANRAMIGGMVGNNSTGTNSIAFGNTRDHVLELEAILSDGSVVVFKDLDKSEFKEKLQLETLEGTLYKDIVASLEQKEVQNEIKNQFPKPAIHRRNTGYAVDELLNNNIFDSKQDKLFNFCKLICGSEGTLAFITKIKLHLLPLPPKENVLLCPHFKSVKEALLAVQNIMPLKPYSCELMDKIIIDCTKENKAFDKYRFFIEGEPEAVLMIELKAENTTALSKQIEQALEIINKQAAMYVCPQLKGNEISKAWYLRKAGLGLLANIPGDKKAVAVIEDTAVHIDDLANYIDEFTAMMEKHHQKAVYYAHAGAGELHLRPILNLKESNDIALFKEIAWDTARLVKKYKGSLSGEHGDGRVRASFLPFMLGEKNYQLLKDIKHTWDADNIFNAGKIIDAKPIDEDLRYEADRKEPKLATLLNFDAEGGILRLAEKCNGSGDCRKTHLSGGTMCPSYMATKNEKDTTRARANTLREFLTQNNSERQKWNSKEIKEALDLCLSCKACKSECPSNVDMALMKAEYTYQYNKINGTPFRSKLFGNVEKLSRLGSVAPSFTNWVNGLSITKKIMGLAQERTAPKIAKQTLRKWISNNRVVDSSFQKADNKPTIYLFIDEFTNYNDVEIGKKTILLLQKLGYIIKIAPIFDSGRAYLSKGMLDEAKKIANKNATTLLPLINKENPLIGIEPSAILSFRDEYVRLVDDKNYKNSSVAKHSYTIEEFLAQEIKKGNSTSDFFTEEHLQIKLHGHCHQKAISEQNYTKEMLSLPQNYHVEILPTGCCGMAGSFGYEKEHYEVSMKVGNLVLFPAVRAMEQKEVICAPGTSCRHQIHDGTQRTALHPVEVLYNALK; encoded by the coding sequence ATGGATAATTTTTTAACAGAACTAAACGCAACACTTGAAGGCGAATTGTTTTTTGACAATTTACACAAAACAATTTATGCTACTGATGCATCTGTTTATAGAGAAATGCCGCTGGCTGTTGCTTATCCTAAAAACCAAAAAGATATACAAACACTAATAAAGTTTGCTACAAAACATAAAACTACTTTAATCCCCCGAACAGCAGGAACTTCCTTGGCAGGGCAATGCGTAGGAAACGGAATAGTGGTAGATGTGTCAAAATATTTTACCGATATTTTAGAATTTAATGAAAAGGAAAAATGGATTATTGTTCAGCCGGGTGTTATACGAGATGAACTCAATCAATTTCTTAAGCCTTATGGTTTGTTTTTTTCGCCAGAAACTTCTACTGCCAATAGAGCCATGATAGGCGGAATGGTGGGCAATAATTCTACAGGTACAAATTCTATTGCTTTTGGCAATACCAGAGATCATGTATTAGAACTTGAAGCCATACTTAGCGATGGAAGTGTAGTGGTGTTTAAAGATTTAGATAAAAGTGAGTTTAAAGAAAAACTACAATTAGAAACTTTAGAAGGCACTCTTTATAAAGATATTGTTGCGTCTTTAGAGCAAAAAGAAGTTCAAAATGAAATAAAAAATCAATTTCCTAAACCGGCAATACACCGAAGAAACACAGGATATGCCGTAGATGAACTGCTAAACAATAATATTTTTGACAGCAAGCAAGATAAACTTTTTAATTTCTGCAAATTAATATGCGGTTCAGAAGGAACTTTAGCTTTTATTACTAAAATTAAGCTCCACTTATTGCCACTTCCTCCTAAAGAAAATGTGTTGCTTTGCCCACATTTTAAAAGTGTGAAAGAAGCCTTACTGGCGGTTCAAAATATAATGCCTTTAAAACCATACTCTTGCGAGCTTATGGATAAAATTATTATTGATTGCACCAAAGAAAATAAAGCTTTTGATAAGTACAGATTTTTTATAGAAGGCGAACCAGAAGCGGTGTTAATGATAGAACTAAAAGCAGAAAACACTACAGCACTTAGCAAACAAATAGAACAAGCTTTAGAAATAATAAATAAGCAAGCAGCAATGTATGTTTGCCCTCAGTTAAAAGGGAATGAGATAAGCAAAGCTTGGTATTTAAGAAAAGCAGGATTGGGCTTATTGGCTAATATTCCGGGCGATAAAAAAGCAGTAGCGGTAATAGAAGATACCGCAGTACACATAGATGATTTAGCTAATTATATAGATGAATTTACCGCTATGATGGAAAAACATCATCAAAAAGCGGTGTATTATGCCCATGCAGGAGCAGGAGAACTGCATTTGCGACCTATTTTAAATTTAAAAGAGAGTAATGACATTGCTTTATTTAAAGAAATAGCGTGGGATACGGCTCGTTTAGTAAAAAAATATAAAGGCAGCCTTAGTGGAGAGCATGGAGATGGTCGTGTGCGAGCCAGTTTTTTGCCTTTTATGTTGGGCGAAAAAAATTATCAGTTACTTAAAGATATAAAACATACATGGGATGCTGATAATATATTTAATGCCGGAAAAATAATAGATGCTAAACCCATAGATGAAGATTTAAGATACGAAGCGGATAGAAAAGAGCCGAAATTAGCAACCTTGCTAAATTTTGATGCCGAAGGAGGAATTTTACGCTTAGCAGAAAAATGCAACGGTAGTGGCGATTGTAGAAAAACACATTTGAGTGGTGGTACTATGTGTCCAAGTTATATGGCTACAAAAAACGAAAAAGATACCACCAGAGCAAGAGCTAATACACTGCGAGAGTTTTTAACGCAAAATAATTCGGAACGGCAAAAGTGGAATAGCAAAGAAATAAAAGAAGCCTTAGATTTATGTTTGAGTTGCAAAGCCTGCAAAAGTGAATGCCCCAGCAATGTAGATATGGCTTTAATGAAAGCTGAATATACCTATCAGTACAACAAAATAAATGGCACGCCTTTTAGGTCAAAATTGTTTGGTAATGTTGAAAAACTAAGCAGATTGGGTAGTGTAGCTCCAAGTTTTACAAATTGGGTAAATGGCTTAAGTATTACCAAAAAAATAATGGGTTTAGCTCAAGAAAGAACAGCACCTAAAATTGCTAAGCAAACACTTCGCAAATGGATTTCTAATAATAGGGTAGTAGATAGCAGTTTTCAGAAAGCAGACAATAAACCTACTATATACCTATTTATAGATGAATTTACAAACTATAATGATGTAGAAATAGGCAAAAAAACAATTCTTCTGCTTCAAAAATTAGGATATATTATTAAAATAGCTCCCATATTTGACAGTGGCAGGGCATATTTATCAAAAGGAATGTTAGATGAAGCCAAAAAAATAGCTAATAAAAATGCAACAACTTTATTGCCATTAATTAATAAAGAAAACCCATTAATAGGCATAGAACCAAGTGCTATACTTTCATTTAGAGATGAATATGTAAGATTAGTTGACGATAAAAATTATAAAAATTCATCTGTAGCAAAGCACAGTTACACTATTGAAGAGTTTTTAGCTCAAGAAATTAAAAAAGGCAATAGTACTTCCGATTTTTTTACAGAAGAACATTTGCAAATAAAACTGCACGGACATTGCCATCAAAAAGCCATAAGTGAACAGAACTACACAAAGGAAATGCTTAGCTTGCCCCAAAATTATCATGTAGAAATACTACCGACAGGTTGCTGTGGTATGGCGGGTAGTTTCGGCTATGAAAAAGAGCATTATGAAGTTTCTATGAAAGTAGGTAATTTAGTGCTTTTTCCGGCAGTGAGGGCAATGGAGCAGAAGGAAGTTATTTGTGCACCGGGCACCAGCTGTAGGCATCAAATACACGATGGCACTCAGCGTACGGCTCTGCACCCTGTTGAAGTTTTATACAACGCACTTAAATAA
- a CDS encoding TIGR02757 family protein, with protein sequence MQIPQKTIDLLNDAYHRYHQPNFIDNDPIQIPHLFSKKQDIEIMGLFAATLAWGQRKTIINNCFKLVELFENNPYNFIINHSDEDLKPFLNFKHRTFNATDLLYFIAFLKQHYQKHESLETAFTINFSTKEKTVENALIHFHNYFTSLDFFPARTRKHIATPARKSACKRLNMYLRWMVREDDKGIDFGLWKNIKPSQLLCPLDIHVERQAKKLGLVKRKPTDFKAVLELTENLKKIDKTDPVKYDFALFGLGIEEKTIKG encoded by the coding sequence ATGCAAATACCTCAAAAAACTATTGATTTATTAAATGATGCTTACCATAGGTATCATCAGCCTAACTTTATAGATAACGACCCTATTCAGATACCTCATTTATTTAGTAAAAAACAAGATATAGAAATTATGGGCTTATTTGCTGCCACTTTAGCTTGGGGGCAACGAAAAACTATAATAAACAATTGTTTTAAACTGGTAGAACTTTTTGAAAACAATCCTTACAATTTTATAATCAACCACTCAGACGAAGATTTAAAACCTTTTCTAAATTTTAAACACCGAACTTTTAACGCCACAGATTTACTCTACTTCATTGCATTTTTAAAACAGCATTATCAAAAACATGAAAGTTTAGAAACCGCTTTTACTATAAATTTTTCTACAAAAGAAAAAACTGTGGAAAATGCACTTATACATTTTCACAACTACTTTACTTCACTTGATTTTTTCCCTGCAAGAACAAGAAAACACATAGCCACTCCTGCCAGAAAATCGGCATGCAAAAGACTAAATATGTATTTAAGGTGGATGGTAAGAGAAGATGATAAAGGAATAGACTTTGGCTTATGGAAAAACATTAAGCCGAGCCAATTACTCTGTCCTTTAGATATTCATGTGGAAAGACAAGCTAAAAAACTGGGATTGGTTAAAAGAAAACCCACAGATTTTAAAGCGGTGCTTGAACTAACCGAGAATCTTAAAAAAATAGATAAAACAGACCCCGTTAAATATGATTTTGCTCTGTTTGGACTGGGAATTGAAGAAAAAACTATAAAAGGATAG
- a CDS encoding acyl carrier protein, translating to MNLNDFIKIFTESFDEISETLTASTKYKELENWTSMQALLLIAHIDDTLNVVLDAEDIKNTSTIAELFDVVKSKM from the coding sequence ATGAACCTTAATGATTTTATAAAAATCTTCACTGAAAGTTTTGACGAAATAAGCGAAACACTCACAGCATCAACAAAATATAAAGAATTGGAGAATTGGACATCTATGCAAGCTCTTTTGCTTATAGCTCACATAGATGATACTTTAAATGTAGTTTTAGATGCGGAGGATATTAAAAATACTTCAACAATTGCCGAGCTATTTGATGTGGTAAAATCAAAAATGTAA
- a CDS encoding DUF4197 domain-containing protein: MKKIGILSFVVLFMGGLFFQSCEELNNYLGDDTVAGLKQALTISTDTTVAQGGVENGFYQNLAIKILFPQEAQEILDYVDAYPVLGMALDGLTENFVHRMNQAAEKATPLAKDIFVETITNITFDDALGILNGGDYAATNFLENNARPALYNTFKPIVESKISEVGADNIWSQVTTSYNTLSGQQVNTDINDYITNKALDGIFYLISQEEKKIREDPLHRVTELLQKVFG, from the coding sequence ATGAAGAAAATTGGAATATTGTCTTTTGTGGTGCTTTTTATGGGCGGATTGTTTTTTCAATCTTGCGAAGAATTAAACAATTACCTTGGTGATGATACCGTGGCAGGATTAAAGCAAGCTCTTACTATAAGTACCGATACTACTGTGGCACAAGGTGGTGTAGAAAATGGATTTTACCAAAATTTGGCAATTAAAATATTATTTCCGCAAGAAGCTCAAGAAATTTTAGATTATGTAGATGCTTATCCTGTATTAGGGATGGCTTTAGATGGTTTAACAGAAAATTTTGTGCACCGCATGAACCAAGCTGCCGAAAAAGCAACCCCTTTAGCTAAAGATATTTTTGTAGAAACTATTACTAATATCACTTTTGATGATGCTTTAGGTATTTTAAACGGAGGCGATTATGCGGCTACTAATTTTTTAGAAAATAATGCTCGCCCGGCTTTGTACAATACCTTTAAACCTATAGTAGAAAGCAAAATAAGCGAAGTCGGAGCAGATAATATTTGGAGTCAAGTTACTACAAGCTATAATACGCTTAGCGGTCAGCAGGTAAATACCGATATAAATGACTACATAACTAACAAAGCTTTAGACGGAATTTTCTACTTAATAAGTCAAGAAGAAAAGAAAATTAGAGAAGACCCATTGCATAGGGTTACAGAATTATTACAAAAAGTTTTTGGGTAG